From the Bradyrhizobium ontarionense genome, the window CGGCGCGCCTGGCCGCCGACTACCGCTATGTGCTGATCGATTCCCGGACCGGGCTCACCGACACCAGCGGCATCTGCACGATGCTGCTGCCGGAAATCCTGGTTACCGTCTTCACGCCCAACCGCCAGAGCCTCGCAGGCGTCATCAATCTGGTTCGCGAAGCCGGGCGATATCGCGCCCGCTCCGACGACCTGAGGCCCCTCGTCATCTATCCCTTGCCATCCCGCATCGAGGCCTCCGAGCCGACGCTGCGGCAGCAGTGGCGCATGGGCGATGCCAGCGCCGAGATCGTGGGATTCCAGCGCGAGTTCGAAGACGTCTTCAAGCAGATCTACGACCTCCCCTCCTGCAGTCTTCGCACCTATTTCGACGACGTGCAGATCCAGCACGTGCCGAAATATGCCTATGGCGAGGAGATCGCGGTTCTGGCCGAAGGCACCGCCGACCGGCTGTCGCTGACGCGCAGCTTTCAGCGCTTCAGCGCGATGCTCGCCGCCGGTCAGCTCCCCTGGGCGACTGCGCCAGCGGAGAGCGAGGCCTTGGCCGAGGACGTCGATGATCTCACCAACGTGTATGAGCGGATCAGAGAACAGACCAGCGCAGCCTACCTCCGTCAAGCGGAACAGGCCCTGGATCAGCTGAGGACAAGGGCACGACGCTTCACGATCGGCTCCTTTGCAGCGAGAATTGCAGGCACGATCGCAAGTGCAGCCGTGGCCTTCTTTGCGCTCGCGCCATCCCTCTTCGAAGGCAAGTCCACCGTCGTGGCGGCGCTATCGGTGATAGCAACCGTGCTGTTCAGCGTCGAGTCGGCGGTCCTTGGAAGAGCACCGACGCTCATGGCCGATGTGTCCAAAGTCTTCGGGGCCATCCAGGCTTTCAGACTCAAGCTCGCGCCCTATGACAAAGAGGACGCGCTGGAGCGGTTGCGCGACACCGTGGAACCGGTTCTGGCGCATCCAGGCGACAAGCGCCCAATGCGCAACGTCTCAGTCTATGTCAGCTTCCGCCGGGACGAAGCCGCCAGGGCTGGCCGTCTTGCCGAAGCGCTCAGAAGTGTCATCGGCCGAGAGAACCTGACCTTCGACTGGGACTCCCTTCCCCTCGGCGCCAACTTGCGCCGGATCGCCGACAACCTGATTGCGCAGTCGGATGTGGTGCTGGTCGTCATCGGGCCGGGCTGGTCGCAGTCGGGTCGGCTGACCGACACCAGCGACATCGTTCGGCTCGAGATCATGACTGCGCTGCAGAAGAACAAGACCGTGATTCCGGTTCTGGTCGGCGGCGCAACGATGCCGGCGGAATCCGAGCTCCCCGCCGACATTCGCGAGCTGAGCTATCGAAACGCGATCGCTATCAGCGACGCACGATGGGACGCCGACATCATCCCGCTGATTCGGTCGATCCAGCGGCTGTCAGGCACGCCGGACCCGCTGAGCGCCCGCTGAGACGAATTATCAGTCGTCCGAAAGGAATGTCGCGAACATCGGCGCGGCGCGTTCGCCCATGCGCTGCGCGCCGGCGACGGTGAAATGGCCGGCATCCTGGAACAGCCACACGCCATCCTGCACCACGGGACAATCCTGGTCGCAATAGACCTCCGAGGGCTTCAGCAGCGCTACCTTGGCGAATGGCCGGATCGCCTGCGCCAGCACGGCATCGATGACGTGGTTGGTCGCGACCGCCTCGCTCTTCGGCACGGCGTCGCACGGCTTGGCCGGCGCATGCCAGCGCGGCCCGGGCAGCATGCGCAGCTGGTCGAAGGCGCAGTTCACCGGCCTGACCTGGCCGCCGATGACGAGGAAGTGCCGCCCCGGCCGGTCGAGCAGGCGAATCGTGTCAGCGAGATGAGCGGCCACCTCGGCGTTGCGCGCCTCTGCCTGCGGTCCGCCGCCGAGGTCGAGATAGTTCTGCCAGGCCTGCCCGATCACGACGAAATCGGCCTGCGACTGCCTGATCCGCGGCAGCTCGCTGTCGCGCAACGCGGCACAGACCTGCGTGCGAGGCTCTTGCGCGGTCAGACCGGCGAGCGTCGGGCAGCCGCTCATGGTCGAGACGTGCCCGATCATGCCGCGCCGCTTCAGGGTCGTATCGAGCGCCGCGACATATTGCTGGACATAGGAGTCGCCGAGCAGCTCGACCCCGCGCGTGCCGTCGAGATCGCCGAATGCGCACAGCCGGCCGATGGTGCGCTCGCATTTGTTCAGGCCGAAGCCCTGCAGCTGGAACAGCGCGAGCTGATCACGCGGCAGCCGGGAGGCGACGCCGTTGGCGCGGAACGTCGCGTGCGCGAGCCCGGCACAGACGATGAGCGCGGTGGCGAAGCCTGCCGCCTGCGTCCAGCGCGGCCACGGCAGCCGGCGCAGCGGCTGCTCGACCAGCATCAGCATGAGCGTGGTCAGCGTGGCCATCAGCGCGAGCTGCATCGCCACTCCGGCCGCCGTCTGCGCGGCCTCGCCGAAGACGAAACGGGCAAAGAAGATCACCGGCCAGTGGACCAGATAGAGCGAATAGGACGCCCGGCCGACGGCCAGTACCGGATCGGCCGTCATCAGCGATGTCGGTGCGTTGGCCGCGATGATGATGGCGGTGGCAATGCAGGGCAGAAGTGCGGCGACGCCCGCATAGGCCTGGTAGCGACCGATGAGCAGAAGGCTGCCGAGCAGGACGACGTCGCCGCATGCGGCCACGACGGCGCGTACGCGCGGCGACGACGACAGACGCGCTTCGAGCGGAATGGCGAGCGCGCCGAGCGCGAATTCGAACACCCGGAACGGCGTCAGGAAGAACACGGCGTCCGCATCATGCGGCAGCCAGATTGCGGCGGCAGCGAGCGACAACAATGCGACCGCGGCGATCGCGCGGAACAGATGCCGGCTGCAGCCCAACCACATCAGCAGCAGCGGCGCCAGCGTATAGAACTGCACCTCCAGCGACAGCGACCACAGATGCAGCAGCGGCAGCTCATCCGCAGTGGGAGCGAAATAGGCGCTTGCCTCGCGCCAGTACTGGATGTTGGCGATCGACAGCAGCCCGTGGGTCGCCTCCTTTGCCAGCTGGCGCAGGGATTCGGGTGACAGAAACAGCCAGCCGACGGCAAAGCTCGCTGCGATCGTCATGATCAGCGCGGGCAGGATGCGCCGCGCCCGCCGCAGATAGAAGTCGGACAGCGAGAAGCGTCGCGCAACAACATCGCGCAGGATCTGGCCCGTGATGAGATAGCCGGAGATGACGAAGAAGATGTCGACGCCGGCATAGCCCGCCTCGAAGCCGGCGATCTTCAGATGGTACAGGATGACGATGACGACGGCGATCGCCCTGAGACCGTCGATGTCCGCCCGGTGACTGCGTTCCAACTCGGTCCACTCCGCGCCTGTCGTGAGGCGACAGACATGCGCAGACACGAATGGCAGCAACGGGAAACAGGCATGACGCCATCGGACCCATCTGATGTCGGAGAACGGGCCGCGCTGTGGCGGGGCCGCAGAGTGGCCAAGTTTGCCGGCGGACCTTTCGTCCCGCTACGGCTTGGCCTGTTCGGACAAGAACTGGGAGATCATGGCAGCCGCGCGCTGGCCCATCAGCCGCGCACCGGCCACGGTGAAATGGCCCGGATCGAGAAACAACCAGACGCCATCGCCGCGCACGACCGGACAATCCTCGTCGCAATACAGTTCGGCTGGCCGCAGCAGCACGGCGTTGTGGTGCTCCATCACCACGGACTCCAACAGGCCATCGATCTCGCTGGTGGCGGCGCGTGCCTTGGCTGCAGCGAACGGCGCGCAGTCCGCCGGCGGCGCATGCCACAGCGGGCCAGGCTGCATCCGCACCTGGTCGAAGCTGCACGTCACGGGCCTCACCTGACCGCCGATGATCAGGAAGCGACGCCCCGGCCGATCGAGCAGGCGCAGCAGAGCCTGCAGGCCGTCGCGGATCTCGGCCGCTCTTCGCTCATTGCGATCGCCATCGCCGGTCAGATAGAGGTGCCAGGCCTGCCCGATCACAACCAGATCGGCCGACGAAGCCTTGACGCGCGCCAGCTCGCGATCGCGCAGCGCCATGCATTCGGCTGCACGCGGGGGGAGCGGAGCAAGGCCGATCAGCATCGGACAGCCGCCGACCGTCGAGGTCACGCCGCGGATATCGCGCGCCTTGAGATGCTCGTCCAACGCGGCAACGTATTGCTGAACGTAGGAATCGCCGAGCAGCGCCAGCGTGCGCGAGCCCACGGAAGCGCCGAATTCGCAGTGATCGCCCGAACGCGTGCAGGGGCTCATGCCGAAGCGCTGGAGCTCGAGCCGCGCGCGCTGCTCCGCCGGCAGTCGCCATGTCACGCCGTCGGCCTTGAACGTCGCGTGAGCGGCGGCGGCACAGAGGCCGATCACCGCCGCAAAGGCGGTCGCCTGCGTCCACTGCGCGGTGCTGAGACGACGGATGGGCTGCTCGACGAGAAAGAACATGGCCGCGGTCAGCGCCGCCATGATCAGCAACTCCACGATCAGGCCCGTTGTGCTGCCGGCCAGCTCTCCGAAAATGAAGTTTGCGAAGTAGATCACCGGCCAGTGCACGAGATAGAGCGAGTAGGATGAACGGCCGATGGCCAGAACGCCCCGATTTGCGAGCAGGCGCGTCGGCCGGTTGGCCGCAATGATGACGGCCGTCGCGATGCTCGGCGGCAAGGCACCGAGCCCGGCGTCCCGCTGGAAGCGCTCGATGACCAGGAGGCTGCCGCCGAGCACGATGTAGCCGGCCCACGCCGCCATGGTTCGGGCCGTCGGCCTGGTCGTGATGCGCCGCTCCAGCGCGATCGCCAACGCGCCGAGCACGAATTCGAAGACGCGAAACGGCGTCAGGAAGAACACGGCCTCTGGATCTCTGGGGAGCCAGATGATCGCCGCCGCGAGCGACAACAGCCCGGCCAGCGCGATGCCCGCGAACACATGGCGCGTCCGGCTGAGCAGCACCAGGAACAGTGGGCTGAAGAGATAGAACTGCTCTTCGGCCGACAGCGACCACAGGTGCAACAGCCCGAGCTGATCCGCGCTCGGCGCGAAATACTGGTTGGCCTCCCGCCAATATTGAATGTTGGCGATCGACAGCAGACCGTGCGTCGCCTCCTTGGCGAGCTGGCGCAACGCGTCCGGCGGCAGCCACAGCCAGCCGACGGCGAAGGTCAGCATGATGGTCACGATCAGCGCAGGCAGAATACGCCGCGCGCGGCGCGCATAGAATGCGGCGAACGAAAAGCTGCCGAGTTCGATGTCGCGGAGGATATGACCGGTGATCAGATAGCCGGAGATGACGAAGAAGACATCGACCCCGGCAAAGCCGCCACCGAAGCCGCCAACTCTCAGATGAAACAGAACGACGATGCAGACCGCGATCGCCCTGAGGCCATCGATGTCCGCCCGATAACTGCGATCCAACTCCGTCCACCTCGCGCCCGTTTTGCGGCGCACGATATGTTCAGACACGAATGGCAGCAACGGGAAACAGTCATGACGTCACCGGATCCATCCGATGACGGCAGGCCGGCGACGGCGCGGCGGAATTGGCCCGATGGAACGCACGACGCCGATGCGATCGTCGTCTCAGTATCTTACGTCAAAGTGAGGGGAAATGGCGGACATTGAGTTGAAAGAGGAAATGCGGCGACGCCCCACACCTTCTTGGAGGCTCAATAGTGATATTTGCATTGAGCAATTTCGAGCTGTTGCGTCTCGCCCTTGCCAGTGACGCGATAGACCAGCCTATGTTCGCCGGTGATCCGGCGAGACCACCAGCCTTGCAGGGCATGCTTAAGGGGCTCCGGCTTCCCGAGCCCCTTGAACGGATCGCGCTTGATGTCCTTGATCAGGGCGTTGATCGCTTCGAGAACTCTCTCGTCCTCCTTCTGCCATCCGAGATATTCTTGCCAGGCGTCTTCGGTCCACGCGGTGATCATGCCACCGCTCAACCCGCCTTCGTCGGCTCGACCAGCTCGTGCCCAGTCAACTTGGCTTCGTCGGCCTCCTTGATCGAGCGCAGCAGACGGGCGGCGTTTGCCGGGCTCTTCAAGAGATGGACGGTCTCCATGAGACCCTCATACTCCTCCTCCGACATCAGCACGACGCTTCTTGCATTCTGGCGCGTGACAACGAGCGGAGCGCGACCGTCACAAACGGCGTCCATGTAGGTTGCAAGGTTATTCCGAAGCTCGCTGTAAGAAACGTGAGTCATTTGCACCCTCCTCCTGCAGTGCCCGAGCATACATTGTACCGATATTTGTACACTGTACAGATAATTGCCAGACTGGCCGACGCCCTATTCCCTCACCCACCGATAAGGTGCGGGAGTTTTTCGGCATCACAAATCAACAGCTTATCTGCAGGGATGGTGGGGGAGGCAGGACTCGAACCTGCGAAGCCATGAGGCGGCTGATTTACAGTCAGCTCCCTTTGCCACTCGGGACACTCCCCCGTGTCGATGGCAGTTGAGGCCGGCCGCGGAACAGCGGTTGAGCGACCATCAGCGCCATGGAGACGGTAAGACCGCGGAGCCCGGATGACGGGCGCGCGCGGCCGGGGCCCTTATGATCGCAGCGGGGCCGTAAAGTCAACCAAGGGACGACGAATTTTCCCGGCCCGCGGTGCCAAATTGCCAGAATCCGCAGGCCGTGACAGAAACTCATCCCATGAGCGAACGCGATCGAAAGCCCCCTTTCCGCCGCCCGGGCGGTAAATTTCCCGGCAAACCGCGCGGTTTCGACCGGCCGCAGCCATGGCGGGAGCGCGAGGCCGGCAGTGACGGCCCCGTCATCCTCTACGGCTGGCATACCGTGACCCTGGCGCTCGGCAATCCCCGGCGCGCCATCCGCAAGCTTTACCTGACCGAGAATGCGGCGCGCCGGCTCGCCGAGGAAGGGATCGAGACCCGCGTGACGCCGGAGATCGTGCG encodes:
- a CDS encoding KGGVGR-motif variant AAA ATPase gives rise to the protein MANVAEPGKVVAFYSFKGGTGRSMAMANIACLLARETAGRPVLMIDWDLEAPGLHRYFRKHFFAAFHGSEERQDKTPGLIDLFIAIQQRLDEMLPQDDQGAAELIASLPLKDYIITTDIPGLDLIKAGQFDGDYPQKVGSFNWTSLYARSPSLLRHLAARLAADYRYVLIDSRTGLTDTSGICTMLLPEILVTVFTPNRQSLAGVINLVREAGRYRARSDDLRPLVIYPLPSRIEASEPTLRQQWRMGDASAEIVGFQREFEDVFKQIYDLPSCSLRTYFDDVQIQHVPKYAYGEEIAVLAEGTADRLSLTRSFQRFSAMLAAGQLPWATAPAESEALAEDVDDLTNVYERIREQTSAAYLRQAEQALDQLRTRARRFTIGSFAARIAGTIASAAVAFFALAPSLFEGKSTVVAALSVIATVLFSVESAVLGRAPTLMADVSKVFGAIQAFRLKLAPYDKEDALERLRDTVEPVLAHPGDKRPMRNVSVYVSFRRDEAARAGRLAEALRSVIGRENLTFDWDSLPLGANLRRIADNLIAQSDVVLVVIGPGWSQSGRLTDTSDIVRLEIMTALQKNKTVIPVLVGGATMPAESELPADIRELSYRNAIAISDARWDADIIPLIRSIQRLSGTPDPLSAR
- a CDS encoding acyltransferase family protein translates to MERSHRADIDGLRAIAVVIVILYHLKIAGFEAGYAGVDIFFVISGYLITGQILRDVVARRFSLSDFYLRRARRILPALIMTIAASFAVGWLFLSPESLRQLAKEATHGLLSIANIQYWREASAYFAPTADELPLLHLWSLSLEVQFYTLAPLLLMWLGCSRHLFRAIAAVALLSLAAAAIWLPHDADAVFFLTPFRVFEFALGALAIPLEARLSSSPRVRAVVAACGDVVLLGSLLLIGRYQAYAGVAALLPCIATAIIIAANAPTSLMTADPVLAVGRASYSLYLVHWPVIFFARFVFGEAAQTAAGVAMQLALMATLTTLMLMLVEQPLRRLPWPRWTQAAGFATALIVCAGLAHATFRANGVASRLPRDQLALFQLQGFGLNKCERTIGRLCAFGDLDGTRGVELLGDSYVQQYVAALDTTLKRRGMIGHVSTMSGCPTLAGLTAQEPRTQVCAALRDSELPRIRQSQADFVVIGQAWQNYLDLGGGPQAEARNAEVAAHLADTIRLLDRPGRHFLVIGGQVRPVNCAFDQLRMLPGPRWHAPAKPCDAVPKSEAVATNHVIDAVLAQAIRPFAKVALLKPSEVYCDQDCPVVQDGVWLFQDAGHFTVAGAQRMGERAAPMFATFLSDD
- a CDS encoding acyltransferase family protein: MDRSYRADIDGLRAIAVCIVVLFHLRVGGFGGGFAGVDVFFVISGYLITGHILRDIELGSFSFAAFYARRARRILPALIVTIMLTFAVGWLWLPPDALRQLAKEATHGLLSIANIQYWREANQYFAPSADQLGLLHLWSLSAEEQFYLFSPLFLVLLSRTRHVFAGIALAGLLSLAAAIIWLPRDPEAVFFLTPFRVFEFVLGALAIALERRITTRPTARTMAAWAGYIVLGGSLLVIERFQRDAGLGALPPSIATAVIIAANRPTRLLANRGVLAIGRSSYSLYLVHWPVIYFANFIFGELAGSTTGLIVELLIMAALTAAMFFLVEQPIRRLSTAQWTQATAFAAVIGLCAAAAHATFKADGVTWRLPAEQRARLELQRFGMSPCTRSGDHCEFGASVGSRTLALLGDSYVQQYVAALDEHLKARDIRGVTSTVGGCPMLIGLAPLPPRAAECMALRDRELARVKASSADLVVIGQAWHLYLTGDGDRNERRAAEIRDGLQALLRLLDRPGRRFLIIGGQVRPVTCSFDQVRMQPGPLWHAPPADCAPFAAAKARAATSEIDGLLESVVMEHHNAVLLRPAELYCDEDCPVVRGDGVWLFLDPGHFTVAGARLMGQRAAAMISQFLSEQAKP
- a CDS encoding Txe/YoeB family addiction module toxin, with translation MITAWTEDAWQEYLGWQKEDERVLEAINALIKDIKRDPFKGLGKPEPLKHALQGWWSRRITGEHRLVYRVTGKGETQQLEIAQCKYHY
- a CDS encoding type II toxin-antitoxin system Phd/YefM family antitoxin gives rise to the protein MTHVSYSELRNNLATYMDAVCDGRAPLVVTRQNARSVVLMSEEEYEGLMETVHLLKSPANAARLLRSIKEADEAKLTGHELVEPTKAG